Proteins from a genomic interval of Indicator indicator isolate 239-I01 chromosome 19, UM_Iind_1.1, whole genome shotgun sequence:
- the SLC7A6OS gene encoding probable RNA polymerase II nuclear localization protein SLC7A6OS codes for MERAAVLRIKRKRGGTEPAEALLLACKRLRTEEGDDAQPVERNLFKLVATVSSKNEPVQKYVQKAITRDKAVQSLQPSLGSTQRILQELRSSTEQKRKESRYRVVASHRPNCAETTAAVPDGQASSGGDRSDSEAREDASQKESGAVNKSSDCCGKFQLFDIEQEEEVEGDSNVAAANPQKTDPDVILCNAVEMIRERLHVSEDSRKGDHEKEEEYVYDIYYMETAAPGWIQNILSVQPYREEYELVHDDQVPGEIYEDEDDENDENNWRNDYPDEDEFLPEEDCDGEKDSEESLSDEDQYYRRRTWNKYQQEVLQEFGYDEIQDLDSD; via the exons ATGGAGCGGGCCGCAGTGCTGCGCATCAAGCGGAAGCGCGGCGGGACCGAGCCGGCCGAGGCGCTACTGCTCGCCTGCAAGCGGCTGCGCACCGAGGAGGGCGACGACGCCCAGCCCGTGGAAAGGAACCTCTTCAAGCTGGTGGCGACCGTCTCCTCAAAG AACGAACCAGTTCAGAAATACGTGCAAAAAGCGATCACTCGAGACAAAGCAGTGCAAAGTCTGCAGCCCTCTTTAGGAAGCACTCAGcgaatccttcaggagctccgcTCTTCCACggaacagaaaaggaaggaaagccgTTACCGTGTGGTAGCCAGCCATCGACCTAACTGTGCTGAAACAACTGCAGCTGTCCCAGATGGCCAGGCATCGAGTGGTGGTGACAGATCAGACTCTGAAGCAAGGGAAGATGCTTCACAAAAGGagagtggtgctgtcaataaGAGTTCAGACTGCTGTGGGAAATTCCAGTTGTTTGATATTGAACaagaagaggaggtggagggagACTCCAATGTAGCTGCTGCAAACCCACAG aagACTGATCCGGATGTGATTCTTTGCAATGCAGTAGAGATGATCCGTGAGCGTTTACATGTTTCTGAAGATAGCAGAAAAGGTGACcatgagaaagaggaggaatatGTTTATGACATCTACTATATGGaaacagcagcccctggctggaTCCAAAACATCCTTTCTGTACAGCCCTATAGAGAAGAATATGAACTG GTACATGATGATCAAGTTCCAGGGGAAATATAtgaggatgaagatgatgaaaatGATGAAAACAACTGGCGCAATGATTACCCTGATGAAGATGAATTCTTACCTGAGGAAGACTGTGATGGAGAAAAAG ACTCTGAAGAGAGCCTCAGTGATGAGGACCAGTACTACAGGAGAAGAACATGGAACAAATACCAGCAGGAGGTTCTGCAGGAATTTGGTTATGATGAGATCCAAGATTTGGATTCTGACTAA